Proteins encoded together in one Pseudoalteromonas xiamenensis window:
- a CDS encoding amidohydrolase family protein: MKQLKSPLSAAIVAAIFGLSHGVFASSSTAADTQAVEKDTKHWNVLNPPGERKTIKLDTNETTWSNLDVSPDGKHVVFDMLGDLYIIPIRGGEAKALTSDMAWNIQPKFSPDGKKIAFISDRDGGDNLWVMDVDGSNLKQVSKEKNNIVHNPAWSPDGQYLAVKQGQVSGRTIPGGSIRMYHISGGKGVVVRERLHGAKSQKNIAEPAFSKDGNKIYYSVDATPGVRWEYNKNSLTPVFEIRSWDLITGEEETVISGAGGAVRPTPSPDGKSIAFVKREDNGKEFISALYIKNLKSGIEHRIYSGLDRDLQETNGAHGNAPAFAYTPDGKALVFWAKGHFHKVDIESKQVTSIAAHIVAEKQITPALRFAVDVAPDTFKVKLARWSQVSPDGNTALFQALGYLYTKDVSSGKVQRVTNQTDHFEFYPSFSRDGKYIVYTTWDDKALGSVRVVSARGGKGKVITQDPGHYVTPSFSPDGKNVVYKKVTGGFLLNGDWSMEPGIYVADIKGKKSKRIIKAGDNPHFGKDSDRIFFSVQNGDTGLELKSVNLTGAEERSHFKGDYIFDYRVSPNGNYVAFIENFNTFVAPFTHTGKTLSINKGITDFPVQQVSKYSGDFLNWTADSKAVTWAFGPTLYQRALTDTFEFLSDKELDKELTADGIDLSFEQKADKPNGVLALVGGKIVTMREAETQQEIIENGVVLIKDNRIVAVGKQDEVSIPNGAETIDITGKTVVPGLIDVHAHGSYGSNQLQPEQNWNQFSNLSFGVTTIHDPSNDSNEVFSMSELARAGLTVAPRIYSVGRILYAGEAPGYKTPINNLADAEFHVKRLKDAGAISVKSYNHPRRETRQQVLEAARNMEIMVVPEGGAKFQHNMNMIVDGHTGVEHALPIPHIYADVKQMWGQTDVGFTPTFVVAYGGIKGEDYWYEHTNVWENKRLMSFVPEYIVKPMSIRPTKAPDRHYNHFNVAETAKQLRDEGVTVHIGAHGQREGLAAHWELWSMVQGGFSNWQALRSGTIDGARYLGMEKDLGTIETGKLADLAIIDGDVLNNIRDSEKVAYTVINGRIYDAASMNEVGSHAKKRQPFFFEGKNQTQMHPATAAYMEEKAHKYHWKH, from the coding sequence ATGAAACAGCTTAAATCCCCACTATCGGCCGCCATTGTTGCCGCTATTTTTGGACTCTCGCACGGCGTATTTGCCAGCTCATCCACTGCGGCAGATACACAAGCCGTTGAAAAAGATACAAAGCATTGGAATGTGCTTAATCCTCCTGGTGAACGTAAAACAATCAAATTAGACACCAACGAAACGACTTGGAGTAATTTAGATGTGAGTCCTGATGGCAAACACGTTGTGTTCGACATGCTCGGTGATCTTTACATCATTCCAATCCGCGGTGGTGAAGCCAAAGCGCTTACAAGCGACATGGCGTGGAACATCCAGCCCAAATTTTCACCAGATGGGAAAAAAATAGCCTTCATCTCTGATAGAGATGGTGGTGACAATTTATGGGTCATGGACGTTGACGGTAGTAACTTAAAACAAGTGTCAAAAGAAAAGAACAACATCGTTCATAACCCTGCATGGTCGCCAGATGGTCAATATCTTGCGGTTAAACAAGGCCAAGTCTCTGGTCGTACTATCCCCGGTGGTTCGATCCGCATGTACCACATCAGCGGCGGAAAAGGAGTTGTTGTCAGAGAGCGTCTACACGGCGCAAAATCTCAGAAAAACATTGCTGAACCTGCATTTTCTAAAGATGGCAACAAAATCTACTATTCGGTAGACGCTACACCTGGCGTGCGTTGGGAGTACAATAAAAACTCGCTGACGCCCGTTTTTGAAATTCGCAGTTGGGATCTAATAACGGGTGAAGAAGAAACTGTAATTAGTGGCGCTGGCGGTGCTGTACGTCCAACCCCGAGTCCAGACGGTAAATCGATTGCCTTTGTAAAGCGCGAAGACAACGGCAAAGAGTTCATCAGTGCCCTGTACATTAAAAACTTGAAATCGGGTATTGAGCACCGCATTTACTCAGGACTTGATAGAGATTTACAAGAAACCAATGGCGCGCACGGTAATGCTCCCGCCTTTGCCTATACACCTGACGGCAAAGCGCTCGTGTTTTGGGCGAAAGGTCACTTCCACAAAGTAGACATCGAGTCCAAGCAAGTGACTTCAATCGCAGCGCACATCGTAGCTGAAAAACAAATTACACCAGCGCTTCGTTTCGCGGTTGATGTTGCTCCTGATACGTTTAAAGTAAAGCTCGCGCGCTGGTCTCAGGTATCTCCAGATGGCAACACGGCATTGTTTCAAGCTTTAGGCTACCTTTACACTAAAGACGTGAGCTCAGGTAAAGTACAACGTGTTACAAACCAAACCGACCATTTTGAGTTTTACCCAAGTTTCTCGAGAGACGGGAAATACATTGTCTACACGACTTGGGATGACAAAGCACTAGGCAGCGTCAGAGTAGTGTCAGCACGTGGTGGAAAAGGCAAAGTAATCACTCAAGACCCTGGACACTACGTTACGCCGAGTTTTTCACCCGATGGTAAAAACGTCGTGTATAAAAAGGTGACGGGTGGCTTCTTACTCAATGGTGACTGGTCAATGGAACCCGGTATTTATGTAGCCGACATAAAGGGTAAGAAAAGCAAACGCATAATTAAAGCTGGTGACAACCCGCATTTTGGCAAAGACAGTGACCGCATTTTCTTCTCAGTACAAAATGGCGATACTGGGTTAGAGTTAAAGTCGGTAAATCTGACCGGCGCTGAGGAGCGTAGTCATTTCAAAGGTGATTATATTTTCGATTATCGTGTATCACCTAACGGAAACTACGTGGCGTTTATTGAAAACTTCAATACGTTTGTTGCTCCGTTTACCCACACGGGCAAAACACTCTCGATCAATAAAGGCATAACTGATTTCCCTGTTCAGCAAGTATCTAAATATTCAGGTGATTTTTTGAATTGGACGGCAGACAGCAAAGCCGTAACTTGGGCATTTGGTCCTACGCTCTACCAACGTGCATTAACCGATACATTCGAGTTCTTAAGTGATAAAGAATTGGACAAAGAGCTCACTGCGGACGGAATCGATCTGAGTTTTGAGCAAAAAGCGGATAAACCCAACGGTGTGCTGGCGCTCGTCGGTGGTAAAATTGTCACCATGCGTGAGGCGGAAACTCAGCAAGAAATTATTGAGAACGGGGTTGTACTCATCAAAGATAACCGCATTGTCGCTGTTGGTAAACAAGACGAAGTTAGCATCCCCAATGGTGCAGAAACTATCGATATTACAGGTAAAACGGTTGTCCCTGGATTGATTGACGTGCATGCTCATGGCAGCTATGGCAGCAACCAATTACAGCCAGAACAAAACTGGAACCAATTTTCGAACCTAAGCTTCGGTGTTACAACGATTCACGATCCGTCTAATGATTCAAACGAAGTATTCTCGATGTCGGAATTGGCGAGAGCCGGTTTAACCGTAGCACCTCGTATCTACTCTGTGGGTCGTATTCTTTATGCTGGTGAAGCGCCTGGCTATAAAACTCCAATCAACAATTTAGCCGACGCCGAATTCCACGTTAAACGCCTTAAAGATGCTGGGGCTATTTCGGTGAAGAGTTATAACCATCCGCGCCGCGAAACACGTCAACAAGTTCTCGAAGCGGCTCGCAATATGGAAATTATGGTCGTCCCTGAAGGGGGAGCTAAGTTTCAGCACAATATGAACATGATAGTCGACGGTCATACGGGCGTGGAACATGCCTTACCGATTCCGCACATTTATGCTGATGTGAAGCAAATGTGGGGACAAACCGACGTTGGATTCACACCAACGTTTGTTGTCGCGTACGGTGGTATTAAAGGCGAAGATTATTGGTATGAGCACACGAATGTCTGGGAAAACAAACGCCTCATGAGCTTTGTACCAGAGTACATTGTAAAACCAATGTCGATTCGTCCAACAAAAGCGCCTGACCGCCACTACAATCATTTCAATGTTGCGGAAACCGCCAAGCAACTTCGTGATGAGGGTGTTACCGTTCATATTGGTGCGCATGGTCAGCGTGAAGGTCTCGCCGCACACTGGGAACTGTGGTCTATGGTGCAAGGTGGTTTCAGTAATTGGCAAGCACTTCGTAGCGGTACAATTGACGGTGCTCGTTACTTAGGTATGGAAAAAGACTTAGGCACCATCGAAACGGGCAAACTTGCAGACCTTGCCATCATTGATGGTGATGTACTGAACAATATCCGAGACTCAGAAAAAGTCGCCTATACGGTGATCAATGGTCGTATTTATGATGCTGCATCAATGAATGAAGTCGGTAGTCACGCGAAAAAACGCCAACCTTTCTTCTTCGAAGGTAAGAACCAAACGCAAATGCATCCGGCAACAGCTGCTTACATGGAAGAAAAAGCACACAAGTATCACTGGAAACATTAA
- a CDS encoding helix-turn-helix transcriptional regulator translates to MSSSAFLLLEKNPINTIGVNVLQPLLKTQGIDVTAGTDISQVPEGTRLLFIETATDDAWGKLKEHLVSLKVKCDIVLFNLDENPELANRALLSGIRGVFYTTDNADVLMKGIRLLMENQLWYRREIMCNVLNRMLQFNKDALHKLTEGDIEPIKLTKREKAIISLMSKGAKNKEIAESLNISPHTVKTHLYSAFRKTKCRNRIELLSWAQQNIPDEIR, encoded by the coding sequence ATGAGCAGTTCTGCCTTTTTGTTACTAGAAAAAAACCCGATCAACACTATAGGTGTCAACGTTTTACAACCTTTGTTGAAAACGCAAGGAATTGATGTTACCGCCGGTACCGACATTTCCCAAGTCCCAGAGGGAACCCGTTTGCTGTTTATTGAAACAGCCACTGACGATGCATGGGGGAAATTGAAGGAGCACCTCGTTAGCTTGAAAGTTAAGTGTGACATCGTGTTGTTTAACCTAGATGAGAATCCAGAACTCGCAAATCGTGCATTACTAAGTGGTATTCGTGGTGTGTTCTACACTACCGACAACGCAGATGTATTAATGAAAGGGATCCGCCTATTGATGGAAAATCAATTGTGGTATCGCCGTGAAATTATGTGCAATGTCCTAAACCGAATGTTGCAGTTCAATAAAGATGCGCTTCATAAGTTAACCGAAGGTGATATTGAACCGATTAAGCTAACTAAACGTGAGAAAGCGATTATTTCATTAATGAGTAAAGGAGCGAAAAACAAAGAAATCGCCGAATCTCTCAATATCAGCCCTCACACAGTTAAAACCCATCTGTACAGTGCATTTAGAAAGACGAAATGCCGCAATCGTATCGAGTTGCTTTCTTGGGCACAACAAAATATTCCTGACGAAATTCGTTAA
- a CDS encoding ATP-binding protein — MFDTKTLYLTSAVMMAIMTLLSTMTWRANKSIPGTLLYIFYPLVSFTAVISFSTHSYFDNWTTISVANVLLFFASVVHVTAISQFLDFKRIELKAFFLTTLVLGLLLLYFAWVAPSLRERIFVSDLQHVFEAAFLLYVFIRFARPLYPNGSMVYILILLTLLCVFIGRMLFMGDVTSTTLFKENWFAITVFFNGVISPIFYTTGMALLCNERRETHLNNLAAKAQKDLEIRGLFLSTVSHEIRTPLNGILGSAQLVLNRSKDATNKAYCEAIINSAESLNLLIDKVLDYASLEQRDEALYEEDVEIKSWLNNLCLLLSPLAEQKKVAFELLYELPDQACYYCDQQKLRQIIINLVGNAIKFTDKGYVKLHVELVSEHDMTHLVRFNVIDTGPGIEQDEIEYLTEPYVQSNAGKIKGGTGLGLAITARLLEKLGSKLNIASEVNAGSEFSFDIRLTLGELSLVEQRHQSAQYLTGLNVLLVEDLELNQKIAIEFMAADEHKVKLATTGGHALELLQQHQFDVVLLDMNLPDLTGQDVLRRLKQLEHKNNRTPFLAFTASLSPDEVKEYIALGIKDIVGKPIKQEKLRQALSDSQTAQKPSISAELPDVLYDDTAVASLNSSFNEDEVSSIYNEFVLSARNKVIRIQQLAKESPEQCIKLLHRQASTALQLGFNRFGTLLKKIERRLLDGKECSQELAQSLPLWQESLEAYLTHIRKQTLG; from the coding sequence ATGTTTGATACTAAAACACTTTACCTTACCTCCGCGGTCATGATGGCCATAATGACACTCTTGTCGACCATGACATGGCGTGCAAATAAATCCATTCCAGGAACCTTGCTTTATATTTTTTACCCACTCGTTTCCTTTACTGCCGTTATCAGCTTCTCGACTCATAGCTATTTTGACAACTGGACAACCATCAGCGTTGCGAATGTATTGCTCTTCTTTGCGTCCGTTGTTCACGTCACTGCCATTAGTCAGTTTCTTGATTTCAAACGCATCGAACTCAAAGCCTTTTTTCTCACCACTTTGGTCCTAGGCCTTCTATTGCTCTATTTCGCGTGGGTAGCACCGAGTTTGAGAGAACGGATTTTTGTCTCCGATCTCCAACACGTATTTGAAGCCGCATTTTTACTTTATGTTTTTATTCGTTTTGCACGACCACTTTACCCCAATGGCAGTATGGTCTACATCCTCATTCTACTGACGTTACTCTGTGTTTTTATTGGCCGAATGCTGTTTATGGGTGACGTTACATCCACAACGCTTTTTAAAGAAAATTGGTTTGCCATTACCGTGTTTTTTAATGGCGTGATCTCCCCCATTTTCTACACCACGGGTATGGCACTTCTGTGCAATGAACGAAGAGAAACACACCTCAATAATTTGGCCGCAAAAGCACAAAAAGATTTAGAGATCCGTGGACTCTTTCTTTCAACCGTCAGCCATGAAATTCGTACACCACTGAATGGCATTCTAGGCAGTGCACAGTTAGTGTTAAATCGCTCGAAAGATGCAACCAACAAAGCCTATTGTGAAGCCATCATTAACTCTGCTGAATCACTCAATTTACTCATTGATAAAGTATTAGATTACGCCAGTCTCGAACAACGTGATGAAGCACTGTATGAAGAAGATGTAGAAATAAAAAGCTGGCTCAATAACTTATGCTTACTTTTAAGCCCTCTGGCCGAACAAAAGAAAGTCGCCTTTGAGTTACTTTATGAACTCCCAGATCAAGCCTGTTATTACTGCGACCAGCAGAAACTCAGACAAATCATCATCAATCTAGTCGGCAATGCGATTAAATTTACGGATAAGGGCTACGTCAAACTGCATGTCGAACTTGTGAGCGAACATGACATGACCCATCTAGTTCGATTTAATGTGATTGATACGGGACCAGGGATTGAACAAGACGAAATTGAATACCTGACTGAGCCCTACGTGCAAAGCAATGCGGGTAAGATAAAAGGTGGCACAGGCCTTGGTCTTGCGATCACCGCTCGTCTTTTAGAAAAATTGGGCAGCAAGCTGAATATTGCCAGCGAAGTAAACGCTGGCAGTGAGTTTAGTTTCGATATTCGCCTAACTTTAGGCGAACTCAGCCTCGTAGAACAGCGCCATCAAAGTGCCCAATATCTCACGGGATTAAATGTATTACTGGTTGAGGACTTAGAATTAAACCAAAAAATCGCCATTGAGTTTATGGCCGCGGATGAACACAAAGTGAAACTTGCCACAACCGGTGGACATGCGTTGGAGCTATTGCAACAACACCAATTTGACGTCGTCTTGCTTGATATGAACTTACCTGACTTAACTGGACAGGATGTGCTTCGCCGTCTTAAACAGCTCGAGCACAAAAACAATCGCACCCCGTTTTTAGCCTTTACCGCTAGCTTAAGTCCAGATGAAGTTAAAGAGTACATTGCACTCGGTATAAAAGACATTGTTGGAAAACCGATTAAACAAGAGAAACTTCGCCAAGCACTCAGTGATTCTCAAACAGCACAGAAGCCCAGTATATCTGCCGAGCTGCCAGATGTACTGTACGATGACACCGCCGTAGCGAGTTTGAATAGTAGCTTTAATGAAGATGAGGTATCGTCTATCTACAATGAGTTTGTCCTCTCAGCTAGAAACAAAGTCATAAGAATTCAACAACTTGCAAAAGAATCTCCTGAGCAGTGTATTAAGCTATTACATCGCCAAGCCAGTACGGCTCTGCAACTAGGGTTTAACCGTTTTGGCACGCTACTGAAAAAAATAGAGAGACGCCTGCTGGATGGCAAGGAGTGCTCACAAGAACTCGCTCAGTCGCTGCCCCTTTGGCAAGAAAGTTTAGAAGCGTACCTGACACACATACGAAAACAGACGCTCGGTTAA
- a CDS encoding histidine triad nucleotide-binding protein: protein MSTETIFSKIIAREIPADIVYEDEQSLAFRDINPQAPFHVLVIPKTPIATINDITPEHASLVGHLYVVAAKLAKEYGFAEDGYRVVMNCNEHGGQTVFHIHLHVLAGKEMGWPPYQNNKKVLQ, encoded by the coding sequence ATGAGTACTGAAACGATCTTTAGTAAAATCATTGCCCGTGAAATTCCAGCTGACATTGTTTATGAAGATGAGCAAAGTTTGGCATTTCGCGACATTAACCCACAAGCACCTTTTCACGTGTTGGTTATTCCAAAAACCCCGATCGCAACCATCAATGACATAACACCGGAGCACGCTTCTCTTGTCGGTCATTTATATGTCGTTGCAGCAAAGCTTGCTAAAGAATACGGGTTTGCTGAAGACGGCTATCGCGTCGTAATGAATTGCAATGAACACGGCGGGCAAACGGTGTTCCATATTCACCTTCATGTCCTCGCAGGCAAAGAAATGGGGTGGCCACCCTACCAAAATAATAAAAAAGTATTACAATAA